In one window of Streptosporangium sp. NBC_01495 DNA:
- the ligA gene encoding NAD-dependent DNA ligase LigA, which translates to MITTQEQYSTAVAEARTAAAAYYTDGTSAIDDDAYDRLVREIQAYEEAHPEAVLATSPTGKVAGGAVVGDVPHTVPMLSLDNVFSAGQLVAWATSLERRLGRPVEAWSVEPKLDGLAISARYRHGRLTQLVTRGDGVAGEDVSHAIGTIAGLPARLAEPVTVELRGEVMMTAKQFEDACAKRQAHDGTTFANPRSAAAGTLRAQDRPYVCELTFFGYGALPHPDDTSEQAASLRELPHSEVMAWVAAQGAQTPAVTDVGGIVATTLEEIQERVEHIAVRRAELPFGIDGIVIKCDLAADQALAGFGTRAPRWAIAYKLPATEKITKLLDVEWNVGRSGIIAPRAVLEPVVLDGSTVSYATLHNVADITRRGLMLGDSVVVYKAGDVIPRVEAPVVHLRTGDERPIPIPQVCPLCGDEIDASQERWRCVRGRACRVIASIGYAAGRDQLDIEGLAESRIQQMLDAGLIADFADLFFLTREQVLGLERMGATSTDNLLAAIERAKAQPLSRWFCALGVRGTGRSMSRRIARHFGSMDAIRAADAEAIEAVEGIGPKKAPGVVAELAELAPLIDKLVAAGVTMTEPGWTPPATPGPDATAGAEPGDTSGLPLAGMSVVVTGSMSGALEALTRNQMNELIERAGGKSSSSVSKKTSLLVAGENAGSKRAKAETLGVRIVGPKEFAGLVSKFI; encoded by the coding sequence GTGATCACCACCCAGGAGCAGTACAGCACGGCGGTCGCCGAGGCGAGAACCGCCGCGGCGGCCTACTACACCGACGGCACCTCCGCGATTGATGACGACGCCTACGACAGGCTCGTGCGCGAGATCCAGGCGTACGAGGAAGCCCACCCCGAGGCGGTGCTGGCGACCTCACCCACGGGCAAGGTCGCCGGTGGCGCCGTGGTCGGTGATGTGCCGCACACGGTGCCGATGCTGAGCCTGGACAACGTCTTCAGCGCCGGGCAGCTGGTCGCCTGGGCCACCTCGTTGGAGCGCAGGCTCGGACGCCCGGTCGAGGCGTGGAGCGTCGAGCCCAAGCTCGACGGTTTGGCCATCTCTGCCCGCTATCGTCACGGCCGCTTGACGCAGCTCGTGACCCGGGGTGACGGCGTCGCGGGTGAGGACGTGAGCCACGCGATCGGCACCATCGCGGGGCTGCCCGCCAGGCTGGCCGAGCCGGTCACCGTGGAGCTGCGTGGCGAGGTGATGATGACGGCCAAGCAGTTCGAGGACGCGTGCGCCAAGCGCCAGGCGCACGACGGCACCACGTTCGCCAACCCGCGCAGCGCCGCCGCCGGCACGCTGCGCGCCCAGGACCGGCCCTACGTCTGCGAGCTGACCTTCTTCGGCTACGGCGCGCTCCCCCACCCCGACGACACCTCCGAGCAGGCCGCATCACTGCGCGAGCTGCCGCACAGCGAGGTCATGGCGTGGGTCGCCGCCCAGGGGGCGCAGACTCCGGCCGTCACCGACGTCGGCGGGATCGTCGCCACCACCCTGGAGGAGATCCAAGAGCGGGTCGAGCACATCGCCGTCAGGCGGGCCGAGCTGCCCTTCGGCATCGACGGCATCGTGATCAAGTGCGACTTGGCGGCTGACCAGGCGCTGGCCGGCTTCGGCACGCGCGCGCCCCGGTGGGCGATCGCCTACAAGCTGCCCGCCACCGAGAAGATTACCAAATTGCTCGACGTGGAGTGGAACGTCGGCCGCAGCGGCATCATCGCCCCGCGCGCGGTGCTGGAGCCGGTCGTGCTCGACGGTAGTACCGTCAGTTACGCGACCTTGCACAATGTCGCCGACATCACCCGACGGGGCCTGATGCTGGGCGATTCCGTGGTCGTCTACAAGGCCGGCGACGTCATTCCCCGGGTCGAGGCCCCGGTCGTGCACCTGCGCACCGGAGACGAGCGGCCGATCCCGATCCCGCAGGTCTGTCCGTTGTGCGGTGACGAGATCGATGCCTCCCAGGAGCGGTGGCGGTGCGTGCGCGGTCGCGCCTGCCGGGTGATCGCCTCCATCGGCTACGCCGCCGGGCGGGATCAGCTCGATATTGAGGGTCTGGCCGAGAGCCGCATCCAGCAGATGCTGGATGCCGGGCTGATCGCCGACTTCGCCGACCTGTTCTTCCTGACCCGCGAGCAGGTGCTGGGCCTGGAGCGGATGGGCGCCACCAGCACCGACAATCTACTGGCCGCCATCGAGCGGGCCAAGGCCCAGCCGCTGAGCCGGTGGTTCTGCGCGCTGGGCGTGCGCGGCACCGGCCGGTCCATGAGCCGCCGCATCGCCCGGCACTTCGGCAGCATGGACGCCATCCGCGCGGCCGACGCCGAGGCGATCGAGGCGGTCGAGGGCATCGGCCCGAAGAAGGCCCCAGGGGTAGTGGCCGAGCTCGCCGAGCTCGCGCCGCTGATCGACAAGCTGGTGGCGGCCGGGGTCACCATGACCGAGCCCGGCTGGACACCACCCGCCACCCCCGGCCCTGACGCCACCGCCGGTGCCGAGCCGGGCGACACGTCCGGGCTGCCGCTGGCCGGGATGTCCGTCGTGGTCACCGGCTCCATGAGCGGGGCGCTGGAGGCGCTCACCCGCAACCAGATGAACGAGCTGATCGAACGCGCTGGCGGCAAGTCCTCCTCCAGCGTCTCCAAGAAGACCAGCCTGCTGGTGGCCGGGGAGAACGCGGGCTCCAAGCGCGCCAAGGCGGAAACCCTGGGCGTGCGGATCGTCGGTCCGAAGGAGTTCGCCGGTCTTGTCAGCAAATTCATCTGA
- a CDS encoding IS110 family transposase, with product MRHAWAGIDIGKGHHHVVVIDSEGEQLLSQKVINDEPELLAVLDKALGLAEKITWAVDIRTGGAALVLALLAAQDQEVLYISSTMVNRAAGGYRGAAKTDARDAAIIADQARMRRGLTVIRPHEEDVVELRLLVARRLDLVADRTRMINRLREILLELWPALERTLDLTNHGPLVLLVGYQRPAEVRRLGVARLAAWLKARGVRRFNVLAATAVEAAKAQTVALPGERMASQLVAQLAQDLIALEERIDAVVQMIEERFHQHELAEIVQSLPGVGPILGAEFLAAIGGNLRDFAHAGHLAAHAGMSPVPRDSGRISGNMHRPHRYSRPLNRVFYMSALLSIRSDPESRRFYDRKRAEGKGHIQAVIALGRRRVNVLWALIRDGRCYDPTRSAQNRMVMTTQAA from the coding sequence GTGCGGCACGCCTGGGCAGGAATCGACATCGGAAAAGGCCACCACCATGTGGTGGTTATCGATTCCGAAGGAGAGCAGCTGCTGTCACAGAAGGTGATCAACGACGAGCCGGAACTCCTCGCCGTGCTCGACAAGGCCCTCGGCCTGGCCGAGAAGATCACCTGGGCGGTGGACATCCGCACGGGCGGCGCGGCCCTGGTGCTCGCGCTGCTGGCCGCGCAGGACCAGGAGGTCCTCTACATCTCCAGCACCATGGTCAACCGAGCCGCCGGCGGCTACCGGGGCGCCGCCAAGACCGACGCCCGCGACGCCGCGATCATCGCCGACCAAGCCCGCATGCGCCGCGGCCTGACGGTCATCCGGCCCCACGAGGAGGACGTCGTCGAGCTGCGGCTGCTGGTCGCCCGCCGCCTTGACCTCGTCGCCGACCGCACCAGAATGATCAACCGGCTGCGCGAGATCCTGCTGGAGCTATGGCCGGCCTTGGAGCGCACGCTGGACCTGACCAACCACGGCCCCTTGGTGCTGCTTGTCGGTTACCAGCGGCCCGCCGAGGTTCGCCGCCTGGGCGTCGCCCGGCTGGCCGCCTGGCTGAAGGCGCGCGGCGTTCGGCGCTTCAATGTGCTGGCCGCCACGGCTGTCGAGGCAGCCAAGGCGCAGACCGTCGCGCTGCCCGGCGAGCGGATGGCGTCGCAGCTGGTCGCCCAGCTCGCGCAGGACCTGATCGCCCTGGAGGAGCGAATCGACGCCGTCGTGCAGATGATCGAGGAGCGGTTCCACCAGCACGAGCTGGCCGAGATCGTCCAGAGCCTGCCCGGCGTGGGCCCCATCCTCGGCGCGGAGTTCCTCGCCGCCATCGGCGGGAACCTGCGCGACTTCGCCCACGCGGGCCACCTGGCGGCCCACGCCGGCATGTCTCCCGTCCCGCGCGACTCCGGGCGCATCAGCGGCAATATGCACCGGCCCCACCGCTATAGCCGCCCCCTCAACAGGGTGTTCTATATGTCGGCGCTACTCAGCATTCGAAGCGATCCAGAATCCCGCCGCTTCTATGATCGCAAGCGCGCCGAGGGGAAGGGACACATTCAGGCCGTTATCGCTTTGGGCAGGCGCCGCGTTAATGTCCTCTGGGCTCTTATCCGCGACGGACGTTGCTACGACCCAACGCGCTCAGCCCAGAATCGAATGGTCATGACCACACAGGCCGCATAA